A single window of Carassius auratus strain Wakin unplaced genomic scaffold, ASM336829v1 scaf_tig00216569, whole genome shotgun sequence DNA harbors:
- the LOC113098487 gene encoding poly [ADP-ribose] polymerase 14-like produces the protein MATDEFPYPLYVEGQWDSHTPKLKNKLIIYFQSKKSDGGDCEVEYSVSGGQTATVRFKSKEVRKRVLNKQTHELKIGQKTVKMTVSLPPSDASLPQESTSSVSTIAAGEPQSEEEIEEDVEQVEETEEDTTPRSAVIENTQNCGQEFLTMLVENVLKGSSAESKDFDTEIIPEINCAVVTFSNSKYAEHFLVSSPSNGIIKKKNMKVRLLEVTSKVKAEGLPPNSNSDLVMLYFDKFAEVEDDGVTFETDQSAIITFKNPEDAQKVLEEQHQIKKQPFRVLPYYESLQTALYGKDRPTLRLPETFIEKVDKTVCHHLKENRKSLDSIKQAMSSHFCEIDFQSSAVNISPSRSLLNNGAKTRKLIQTWRENALSVFLESMSKFKSNKLHIQEDAWTEIQTEIENALVGETVTLVPCVDEGTIAVAGLKEDVDRIEGILTETVEKISQRIQREKGSEMGDINMTPSVYNVVLCDGLEEQLCDKFPEMNITYHVHSQKLTFFGLKHEVLEIKNEILQAVLNLIRKPIELHQSVLDFLHKNDLEEITRDMFFSKGIYVALEADGKRVLLVGKTLKALNEGEKQLLTDLGHLSFKVEDPSVLGTSDWHDLVSRIKSTNVTVQTAVDQVVVSGFVDSINDVKQELYNFVQENSHFEKTLKSHKTVVAFMKDHKKQEWFEKVKGKVNVDFKCEDIVISGSRLYVSKCVPLFEDLLGSVHHCTMKIVKPGARKYFKEKKLMWVAYAKTNMNCLVQLLDECDHPRDIVQSRSIKSIYEYKTHEGMEITVNKADMCSFLVDAVVGACKSTLLLDGGLAKALSDAAGPKLQNDCNQIVKRRKLTTGDAVLLDAGGQLCCKHVILAIGPHYNPSNPQESIKLLKKAVKKSLNLADQESFQSLAIPAISSGVFGFPLDLCADTIVKAIKEFCDFVEGNTLSKIHLVDNNEKTVQALEAAVKKVYGVSARTHSVTSGSSSSSQQQNQNQASSSPSQHQIAAHFQGASQSFQTKEGLTITLMKGNIEDTTMDIVVNTLSSDLNLSVGAISNALFKAAGPQLQVLLNQQVTGSANNGAVFETAGVNLKNKLVFHAVVPHWNQGQGNEQKVLEDIMDKCLDLAEQRQQSSIVFSAIGTGNLGFPKPLVVCTMLDSAFKFSSKRGSKHVKEVVFVLHPKDTQTIQVFTDEFSKRFLGQSASANNPTQPQSTGPFSKVITKSGIHETTVGGVTLQVLNGDITLEKTDVIVNSSNKDFTAKSGVSKAILDKAGPNIETECQQLGAQANSGLIMTQAGNLQCKKIIHIAAHSDAIRIQKHVRKALEMCAKEKLTSIAFPAIGTGQAGLSPGQVADSMLDGMLDIIRKNPQSTLKLIRLVVFQAQMLPEFHKSMQNRENGPAKQDQSTWSKIKTYAASVKSFFTGSWEKEIKQHGGKDFVIEGVQVDPVFFSICGPSQAEVDKTKRFLEDTIDCEQVFQSITDTAILTLSDKDQQRIQDLQSTIDVTIRLEYKAHTGSEEIPGKATLTVQGLSRDVLKATQEIQDMLKTAKDDAILKKEMDYTSELVDWQYEQGGQYRSFDQRTNLDLEKALDRKAADITISFQGQTYQVRLPEGPAVSTTGGNQMNIRRIDRLKATEDIPQHWDAMAPNELHRKFNLQPTSTEYIDVLKHFQATCSNKKVLKIERIQNPGMWRNYQNNKNVMEKKNGHQNNEKRLFHGTSEQTLGHIERSGFNRSYAGKNAAAYGNGTYFALNASYSSSDTYSVPNTQGQKYMYLCRVLTGDYTKGQTGMIVPPAKNPNCDQYDTVVDNSNAPTIFVVFRDDNAYPEYLITFTN, from the exons CACAGAGTGAAGAAGAAATAGAGGAGGATGTTGAGCAAGTTGAGGAAACGGAAGAAGATACAACCCCTAGATCAGCTGTAATTGAAAATACCCAAAACTGTGGTCAAGAGTTTCTGACAATGCTGgtggaaaatgtgctgaaagGATCTTCTGCTGAGTCAAAGGACTTCGACACTGAAATAATACCAGAGATTAACTGTGCTGTGGTGACATTTTCTAATAGCAAGT ATGCAGAACATTTCTTGGTATCCTCTCCAAGCAATGGAATAATTAAGAAGAAAAACATGAAAGTCAGATTGCTCGAGGTGACTTCAAAGGTGAAAGCCGAAGGCTTACCTCCAAACTCAAACTCTGACTTAGTCATGCTCTATTTTGACAAATTTGCAGAAGTAGAGGATGATGGGGTAACGTTTGAAACGGATCAATCAgcaataataacttttaaaaatccTGAAG ATGCGCAAAAAGTCCTCGAAGAgcaacatcaaattaaaaaacagccTTTTAGAGTACTGCCATACTACGAATCACTACAAACAGCTCTATATGGTAAAGACAGACCCACCTTGAGACTTCCAGAGACATTTATAGAGAAAGTTGATAAAACTGTATGTCACCACCTAAAGGAAAACAGGAAATCCCTGGATTCAATCAAGCAAGCTATGTCCAGTCATTTTTGTGAGATTGATTTTCAATCCTCAGCAGTTAACATCAGTCCTTCTCGATCCCTACTCAACAATGGTGCAAAAACAAGAAAACTAATTCAGACATGGAGAGAAAACGCCCTTTCTGTGTTCTTAGAATCAATGTCTAAGTTTAAATCCAACAAGCTCCACATTCAGGAGGATGCATGGACAGAGATACAAACTGAAATTGAAAACGCATTAGTGGGAGAGACTGTCACACTGGTTCCCTGTGTGGATGAAGGAACGATAGCTGTAGCCGGCCTTAAAGAAGATGTGGACAGGATTGAGGGAATCCTGACAGAAACTGTTGAGAAAATCTCGCAAAGAATCCAAAGAGAGAAGGGCAGTGAGATGGGTGACATCAATATGACTCCATCAGTTTATAATGTTGTTCTCTGTGATGGTTTGGAGGAGCAACTTTGTGACAAATTTCCAGAAATGAACATCACATACCATGTGCACAGCCAAAAGTTAACTTTCTTTGGTCTAAAACATGAGGTGCTGGAAATAAAGAACGAAATACTGCAGGCTGTTCTTAATTTGATTCGTAAACCAATTGAGCTCCACCAATCTGTTTTAGATTTTCTGCACAAGAATGATCTAGAGGAAATAACTAGAGATATGTTTTTCAGCAAAGGAATCTATGTAGCATTAGAAGCTGATGGCAAGAGAGTTTTGCTTGTTGGAAAAACACTCAAGGCCTTGAATGAAGGTGAGAAGCAATTGCTGACAGATCTGGGTCATCTGAGCTTCAAGGTAGAAGATCCCAGTGTTCTAGGAACATCAGATTGGCATGACCTTGTCTCACGCATAAAAAGCACAAATGTTACAGTACAGACAGCTGTCGACCAGGTGGTGGTTTCTGGCTTTGTAGATTCCATCAACGATGTTAAGCAAGAgttatataattttgttcaggAAAACTCTCACTTTGAGAAAACTCTGAAATCTCACAAGACTGTTGTCGCATTCATGAAGGATCACAAAAAGCAGGAATGGTTTGAAAAGGTGAAAGGTAAAGTAAATGTGGACTTCAAATGTGAAGACATCGTGATCAGTGGCTCAAGACTTTATGTCTCTAAGTGTGTGCCTCTGTTTGAGGACTTGCTTGGATCTGTGCATCACTGCACCATGAAAATAGTTAAACCGGGGGCAAGGAAGTATTTCAAGGAGAAAAAGTTAATGTGGGTTGCATATGCCAAGACAAATATGAATTGTTTGGTCCAGTTACTAGATGAGTGTGACCACCCACGTGACATAGTTCAATCACGGTCAATAAAGTCTATTTATGAATATAAGACGCATGAAGGAATGGAGATTACAGTAAACAAAGCTGACATGTGTTCATTTCTAGTGGATGCAGTAGTCGGTGCATGCAAATCGACCCTCCTACTTGATGGAGGTTTAGCAAAGGCCCTCTCTGATGCTGCTGGTCCTAAACTTCAGAATGACTGCAACCAGATTGTCAAACGTCGGAAGCTGACAACAGGTGATGCTGTTCTCCTCGATGCAGGAGGACAGCTATGTTGCAAGCATGTCATTTTAGCAATAGGACCTCATTATAACCCTTCCAATCCTCAGGAGTCCATAAAGCTCCTGAAAAAAGCAGTGAAGAAGAGTCTCAATTTGGCAGATCAAGAAAGCTTCCAGTCATTGGCAATCCCAGCCATTAGTTCTGGTGTATTTGGTTTCCCACTGGACCTTTGTGCAGACACCATTGTAAAAGCTATAAAGGAGTTCTGTGATTTTGTTGAGGGGAATACGCTGAGTAAGATTCACCTAGTTGACAATAATGAAAAGACAGTCCAAGCTTTAGAAGCTGCAGTGAAAAAGGTTTATGGGGTCAGTGCACGTACCCATAGCGTGACGTCTGGAAGCAGTTCAAGCAGCCAGCAGCAAAACCAAAACCAAGCAAGTTCTTCTCCAAGCCAACACCAGATAGCTGCACACTTTCAAGGAGCATCACAAAGTTTTCAGACAAAAGAAGGTTTAACCATCACCCTTATGAAAGGAAACATTGAGGACACAACA ATGGACATTGTTGTGAACACTCTCAGCAGTGACCTGAATCTCAGCGTAGGCGCCATTTCAAATGCCCTTTTCAAAGCAGCTGGTCCTCAGCTTCAGGTTCTGCTCAATCAGCAAGTCACAGGTTCTGCCAATAATGGAGCAGTCTTTGAAACTGCCGGTGTAAACCTGAAGAACAAACTGGTGTTCCATGCTGTTGTACCCCACTGGAATCAGGGGCAAGGAAATGAGCAAAAG GTGCTGGAGGATATCATGGATAAGTGTTTGGATCTGGCAGAGCAGCGTCAGCAGAGCTCTATTGTATTCTCTGCCATTGGCACAGGGAACCTGGGGTTTCCGAAGCCATTGGTGGTCTGCACTATGCTGGACTCTGCCTTCAAGTTCAGCAGTAAAAGAGGTTCAAAGCATGTGAAGGAAGTGGTATTTGTTCTTCATCCCAAAGATACACAAACCATTCAG GTATTCACAGATGAGTTTAGCAAAAGGTTTTTGGGTCAGTCTGCCTCAGCAAATAACCCCACACAGCCACAGAGCACAg GCCCCTTCTCGAAGGTCATAACGAAATCTGGGATTCATGAGACTACAGTGGGAGGAGTAACGCTACAGGTCCTGAATGGTGATATTACTTTAGAGAAAACCGATGTCATTGTGAACTCCAGCAATAAAGATTTTACAGCGAAATCAG GTGTCTCAAAGGCTATTTTGGATAAGGCTGGTCCAAACATAGAAACTGAATGCCAGCAACTCG GGGCCCAGGCTAACAGTGGACTGATAATGACTCAAGCAGGGAATTTGCAGTGTAAAAAGATCATCCACATTGCAGCACACAGTGATGCTATAAGGATCCAAAAACATGTAAGAAAGGCTCTAGAAATGTGTGCCAAGGAAAAGCTCACCTCCATTGCATTCCCAGCTATTGGAACAG GACAAGCAGGGTTGTCTCCGGGTCAAGTAGCTGACTCCATGTTGGATGGCATGCTGGACATAATAAGAAAAAATCCCCAGTCCACTCTGAAGCTGATCAGACTGGTGGTGTTCCAGGCTCAGATGCTCCCTGAATTCCACAAAAGCATGCAGAATCGAGAAAATGGACCTGCCAAACAAGACCAGAGTACCTGGTCAAAAATCAAAA CATATGCTGCTAGTGTTAAATCCTTCTTCACTGGATCATGggagaaagaaataaaacaacatgGTGGCAAAGACTTTGTCATTGAAGGTGTGCAAGTAGATCCAGTGTTTTTCTCTATCTGTGGCCCATCACAAGCAGAAGTGGACAAAACAAAGCGTTTCTTAGAGGATACAATCGATTGTGAGCAAGTGTTCCAGTCCATCACAGACACAGCAATACTTACCCTATCAGATAAAGACCAACAGCGAATCCAGGACCTGCAAAGCACTATAGATGTGACCATAAGGCTTGAATACAAAGCCCATACAGGTTCAGAAGAAATCCCTGGAAAAGCCACACTAACAGTACAAGGTCTCAGTCGAGATGTTCTAAAAGCCACTCAGGAAATCCAAGACATGCTCAAAACAGCCAAAGATGATGCCATACTAAAAAAGGAAATGGATTACACAAGTGAGCTTGTTGATTGGCAGTATGAGCAAGGTGGCCAATATAGGAGTTTTGACCAACGTACTAATTTAGATTTAGAGAAGGCCCTTGACAGAAAAGCTGCAGACATCACAATTTCCTTCCAAGGCCAAACTTATCAGGTCAGACTGCCTGAGGGTCCTGCGGTGAGCACCACTGGTGGAAACCAGATGAATATCAGACGCATTGACAGATTGAAAG CTACTGAAGATATTCCACAGCATTGGGATGCAATGGCGCCTAACGAGTTGCACAGAAAGTTTAATTTGCAACCTACCAGCACAGAATACATAGATGTATTGAAGCACTTCCAGGCCACTTGTTCTAACAAAAAAGTCTTGAAG ATTGAGCGAATCCAGAATCCTGGCATGTGGAGGAACTACCAGAATAACAAAAATGTCATGGAAAAAAAGAATGGTCATCAAAACAATGAGAAAAGACTCTTTCATGGAACCAGTGAGCAGACTCTCGGTCACATTGAAAGGAGTGGATTTAATCGTAGCTATGCAGGAAAAAATG CTGCAGCTTATGGAAATGGCACTTACTTTGCACTCAATGCAAGCTACTCTTCTAGCGACACATACTCAGTGCCTAATACTCAGGGACAAAAATACATGTACCTCTGCAGAGTCCTTACAGGTGACTACACAAAAGGACAAACAGGGATGATTGTGCCACCTGCAAAAAATCCTAACTGTGACCAGTATGACACGGTTGTGGACAATTCTAATGCACCGACCATTTTTGTGGTATTCCGAGATGATAATGCATATCCTGAATATTTAATCACTTTCACAAATTAG